The following coding sequences are from one Arachis hypogaea cultivar Tifrunner chromosome 7, arahy.Tifrunner.gnm2.J5K5, whole genome shotgun sequence window:
- the LOC112701282 gene encoding probable ribosome biogenesis protein RLP24, producing MKFLEKCWFCSSTVYPGHRIQFVRNDAKIFRFCRSKCHKNFKMKRNPRKVKWTKAYRRVHGKDMTQDSTFEFERKRNKLERYDINLAENVFKVIPNIDKIRVTREERHHKNRSLLESSIMYIVWICGTLVSMENVLNFFYSSQ from the exons ATGAAGTTCTTGGAAAAGTGTTGGTTTTGTTCCTCAACCGTATATCCTGGTCATAGAATCCAGTTCGTTCGTAATGATGCCAAG ATTTTTCGATTTTGTAGGTCTAAATGccataagaattttaaaatgaaGAGGAACCCTCGTAAGGTCAAATGGACCAAGGCATATCGAAGAGTGCATGGAAAGGATATGACTCAA GATTCAACGTTTGAATTCGAGAGAAAGCGAAATAAACTGGAGAGATATGACATAAACCTTGCTGAGAATGTGTTTAAGGTCATTCCTAATATTGATAAAATCAGAGTCACCAGAGAGGAGAGACACCATAAGAATAGGTCCTTGCTTGAATCTTCTATTATGTATATAGTGTGGATTTGTGGAACCTTGGTTTCTATGGAAaatgtcttaaattttttttactctaGTCAGTAA
- the LOC112702793 gene encoding uncharacterized protein has protein sequence MDEAEFQRLLQLFPVVRSRDYCAKQTSSRRLSGQASGCAKDEHREWQDAWDERDINFENRGNDPHSFWSKLKLEAAKKVGPEEAERFCKAFQQVHEKLVYEELNSDAGRSFINSS, from the exons ATGGACGAAGCTGAATTTCAACGCCTTCTCCAACTCTTCCCCGTTGTTCGTTCTCGCGATTACTGT GCCAAACAAACATCATCTAGGCGGTTGTCCGGACAAGCTTCTGGATGTGCAAAGGATGAG CATAGGGAATGGCAAGATGCATGGGATGAAAGGGATATAAATTTCGAGAACCGAGGAAATGACCCAC ATTCATTTTGGAGCAAGCTGAAGTTAGAGGCTGCCAAGAAG GTTGGTCCAGAAGAGGCCGAGAGATTTTGCAAGGCTTTCCAACAAGTTCACGAGAAACTG GTCTATGAAGAGTTGAATTCAGATGCTGGCAGAAGCTTCATAAACTCTTCGTAG